One stretch of Chiroxiphia lanceolata isolate bChiLan1 chromosome 1, bChiLan1.pri, whole genome shotgun sequence DNA includes these proteins:
- the LOC116782012 gene encoding epidermal retinol dehydrogenase 2-like, which yields MFNLRCIQKLLQYLKFFIYLFIENLICICPLRKKSFAGEIVLITGSANGIGRQIALKFAPLGVTLVLWDIDDKGNKETCRLAQENGANRVFVYHCDCSSREDVYEKADKVKKEVGDVTILINNAGILIGKKFCDLSDADFEKTFRTNFFSQVWTCKAFLPAMMACNRGHLVSTASASGLLGLYRLTDYAATKYAIIGMMEGINSELYHAGKHGIKTTIICPYFINTKLSKGFQSAKPLLLPVYDPEYVASKILNAIKKEKFYLIMPPTLRLLGLKTFVPRKTILCFESCIKFPESMDKAFGQKEKD from the exons ATGTTCAACTTGAGATGCATCCAGAAGTTACTACAGTacctgaaatttttcatttatttatttattgagaATCTCATCTGTATATGTCCTCTACGCAAAAAATCTTTTGCTGGTGAAATAGTTCTTATTACTGGTTCTGCAAATGGGATTGGAAGGCAGATTGCCTTAAAATTTGCTCCTTTAGGAGTGACTTTGGTTCTTTGGGACATCGATGACAAAGGTAACAAAGAAACATGCAGATTAGCCCAAGAAAATGGAGCTAACCGGGTGTTTGTCTATCATTGTGACTGCAGCAGTAGAGAGGATGTCTATGAAAAGGCAGACAAG GTTAAAAAAGAAGTTGGGGATGTTACTATTCTAATCAATAATGCTGGCATACTGATTGGGAAGAAGTTCTGTGACCTTTCAGATGCAGATTTTGAAAAGACCTTCAGAACCAACTTCTTCTCTCAAGTTTGG ACTTGCAAGGCTTTTCTTCCAGCCATGATGGCCTGTAACCGTGGGCACCTGGTTAGCACAGCCAGTGCAAGCGGATTACTGGGACTCTACAGACTGACAG atTATGCTGCAACCAAGTATGCAATCATTGGAATGATGGAAGGCATTAATTCAGAACTGTATCATGCAGGAAAACATGGCATTAAAACCACAATCATTTGCCCTTATTTTATTAACACTAAATTAAGTAAAGGTTTCCAAAGCGC AAAACCTCTTTTGCTTCCTGTTTACGATCCAGAGTATGTAGCCAGCAAGATCTTGAAtgcaattaaaaaggaaaagttttatcTAATCATGCCTCCAACTTTACGCTTATTGGGTCTTAAAAC TTTCGTTCCTAGAAAAACAATACTATGCTTCGAATCATGCATCAAGTTCCCTGAGAGCATGGATAAAGCCTTTGGTCAGAAGGAAAAggattga